One [Clostridium] saccharolyticum WM1 DNA segment encodes these proteins:
- a CDS encoding class-II fumarase/aspartase family protein: MRAFYDSKSKLDDRGIKKLLTETAKYEAWLKVEAALALSQAEEGFIPMEAARDIGAVRLEDLDLEEMERIKARVGHGFVPFIKVLVKACGENGGKYVHYGVTTQNIQQTAQLYTAMQVNSVFKSFLADILENLGRLAMDHKDTVMSGRTHGRHAIPITYGYKVSVWISELIMSLERLEESEKRVFVAMMGGAAGGFHATGAPGRSVQKRVAGKLGMGSMEVPSRNMSQMKVEYLMDLALLCNTFHKMAEEVYYTGMEEFSEISESFAPGTIGSSTMPQKINPKLAKGIIANSQKLYSLPAVGLYSAVRMFEGDSSSYMLFDGIMEEGLQLTAEVLIRAEELSRTLKVNKEQMLKNANINQGLDNSEWIMMHVAEKIGKDKAHELMYEKAMKAELEGEDYYHVLTKDETLASMFTADELKSMIDPGNYTGLCSLLAEEMSRKALERAVKIRKSRKPEEIDGDRKAAADE, translated from the coding sequence ATGAGAGCTTTCTATGATTCAAAGAGTAAACTGGATGACAGGGGAATTAAAAAGCTGTTAACTGAAACGGCCAAATATGAAGCGTGGCTGAAGGTGGAGGCTGCCCTGGCACTTTCTCAGGCAGAGGAAGGTTTTATCCCTATGGAAGCTGCGAGGGACATTGGGGCGGTTCGGCTTGAAGATCTGGACCTTGAAGAAATGGAGCGGATTAAAGCCAGGGTAGGCCATGGGTTTGTCCCTTTTATAAAGGTGCTGGTTAAGGCTTGCGGGGAAAACGGCGGAAAATACGTTCACTATGGGGTTACCACACAAAATATCCAGCAAACCGCCCAGCTTTATACTGCAATGCAGGTGAATTCTGTTTTTAAAAGCTTTCTTGCAGATATTTTGGAAAACCTGGGAAGGCTTGCTATGGACCATAAAGATACGGTCATGTCAGGACGGACCCATGGAAGGCATGCCATCCCCATTACTTATGGTTATAAGGTTTCCGTCTGGATCAGCGAACTGATTATGTCTCTGGAACGTCTGGAGGAAAGCGAGAAGCGGGTTTTTGTGGCAATGATGGGAGGGGCTGCGGGAGGCTTTCATGCCACAGGTGCTCCGGGACGCAGCGTTCAGAAACGGGTTGCCGGAAAGCTTGGCATGGGCTCCATGGAGGTGCCCAGCCGGAACATGAGTCAGATGAAGGTGGAATATCTGATGGATCTGGCGCTGCTGTGCAATACCTTTCATAAAATGGCGGAAGAGGTTTATTATACCGGAATGGAAGAGTTTTCAGAGATCAGTGAATCCTTTGCTCCGGGAACCATTGGCAGCTCCACCATGCCTCAGAAGATTAACCCCAAGCTGGCAAAGGGCATTATCGCCAATTCTCAGAAGCTATATTCCCTTCCTGCTGTAGGGCTTTATTCTGCGGTGCGGATGTTTGAGGGGGACAGCAGTTCCTATATGCTGTTTGACGGAATCATGGAGGAAGGGCTTCAGCTGACTGCAGAGGTACTCATCCGGGCCGAAGAACTAAGCCGCACCCTTAAAGTCAATAAAGAGCAGATGCTTAAAAATGCCAACATAAACCAGGGACTGGACAACAGTGAATGGATAATGATGCATGTGGCTGAAAAAATCGGTAAGGACAAGGCACATGAGCTTATGTACGAAAAGGCCATGAAGGCGGAGCTGGAAGGTGAGGATTATTATCATGTGCTGACAAAGGATGAAACGCTGGCATCCATGTTTACGGCAGATGAATTAAAATCCATGATCGACCCTGGAAATTATACGGGGCTATGCAGCTTGCTCGCAGAGGAGATGTCTCGGAAGGCATTGGAGAGGGCGGTAAAAATAAGAAAATCAAGGAAGCCGGAAGAAATAGACGGCGACAGGAAAGCTGCGGCTGACGAATAA